Proteins from one Anthonomus grandis grandis chromosome 8, icAntGran1.3, whole genome shotgun sequence genomic window:
- the LOC126739487 gene encoding CCAAT/enhancer-binding protein zeta, translated as MKFNKKNKFRPAKTPEVEPDDDDLEEQYQETPKWYEDNIEEPKSFENVTEQVLIELKDEAKKCHDAEVANYNIKNSKTNSNYQWMKTVMNSGTVSDKIAAHTVAIQDNPVCNLETLTNLVNMVKVGKKKECFTVMETLTELFLSDLLKPDRKLQPFHSKPLSALNDISSGNAIKRRKILSCWYFEDQLKEVYTNFVLALNKAAQDTVDTNKEKAITAMFKLLSGNPEQEKNLLSYLINKLGDPSQKVASKTIYCLTQLLFKHPNMQSVVLKEIEKLLFRPNVNTRAQYYCLCFLSQFYLSHETSDVAKKMIEIYLSFFKACVKKGEVDSRMMSALLMGINRAYPYSKMEFEDMSPHVDTLYRLVHLASFNIALQVLMLLYHVTGEKMADRYYSALYRKLADPKLLTTTHQAMLLSLLYKSLLKDEQINRIKMFIKRLLQVSLFVQPSFSCGILYLVSKLITKKPDCQALTLKELNLPELDKFDDGEEKYFDIKDEKEDWELEVQKEETTDQSTENNVVDETIEIKEEEDVKPDLQEISFKGSSWVHTSKIDKKPILKYNPLARNPLYGGGEFLAYSELRYFRRHFHPTVALWTEELLKGEKLKYSGDPLKDFTLIRFLDRFVFKNPKTMEDKTGAHPTFGKRKFYRPKGVKMLSVNSKSYLNEDEKNIPVDELFLYSFLQKKYQNRKLIEDDDDNSDLESVQSEEFEEMLDKMAGLKDDESDEEIDFMGEIGDNLKKKPEKQKKKRKGEEEEEGTEDEGSLGELEEDEDGLDDEEPELSDDGNEEMEEDGDDGLEATEEDLDLFDGLSDDDEDEDLVFPSDSEEEKNPKKNLKKALKTKAKKDDMSSVFASAEEFATLLDEEGSSKQKPGTSNVMDNRDKASQKQLAWEDKRNRWIKGYNKAVKDKGGNFSNKRPNKSKFSSKSKKLKKR; from the exons ATGAAATTTAATAAGAAGAACAAATTTAGGCCCGCAAAAACGCCAGAAGTAGAACCCGATGACGATGATCTGGAGGAGCAGTACCAGGAAACACCCAAATGGTATGAAGACAATATTGAGGAGCCAAAGAGTTTTGAAAATGTTACTGAGCAAGTTTTAATTGAGTTAAAAGATGAAGCAAAGAAGTGCCATGATGCTGAAGTGGCAAATTATAATATTA aaaattcaaaaacaaattcaaattaCCAATGGATGAAGACGGTTATGAATAGCGGTACAGTTTCCGATAAAATAGCTGCACACACAGTAGCCATTCAGGACAACCCTGTTTGCAACTTAGAGACCTTGACAAACTTAGTAAATATGGTCAAGGTTGGCAAAAAGAAGGAATGCTTTACAGTAATGG aaacctTGACAGAGCTGTTTCTGTCAGATTTACTGAAACCTGATAGAAAGTTACAACCTTTTCATTCAAAACCTTTGTCCGCTCTAAACGATATTTCGTCGGGCAATGCAATTAAAAGGAGAAAAATTTTAAGCTGTTGGTATTTTGAAGATCAATTGAAAGAAGTTTATACTAATTTTGTTTTGGCATTGAATAAGGCGGCACAAGATACAGTGGATACCAACAAAGAAAAGGCTATTACTGCTATGTTCAAGCTGCTTAGTGGTAATCCAGAGCAAGAGAAG AACCTACTTTCATACCTAATAAACAAACTGGGAGACCCCTCGCAGAAAGTAGCCTCCAAAACAATCTACTGCCTCACCCAGTTGCTTTTTAAACATCCAAACATGCAATCGGTGGTCCTAAAGGAAATAGAGAAGCTCCTATTTCGTCCCAACGTAAATACCCGAGCTCAATATTATTGTCTTTGTTTCTTGAGCCAGTTTTATTTGAGCCACGAGACATCGGACGTCGCTAAGAAAATGATTGAAATTTATTTGTCGTTTTTTAAAGCCTGCGTTAAAAAG GGTGAAGTGGACAGTAGAATGATGTCCGCATTACTGATGGGTATAAACAGAGCTTACCCATATTCAAAAATGGAATTTGAAGATATGTCTCCGCACGTGGACACGTTATATCGATTAGTTCATCTTGCTAGCTTTAATATTGCCCTGCAAGTACTTATGTTACTTTATCATGTTACTGGGGAAAAGATGGCTGATCGGTATTATAGTGCTCTTTATAGGAAGCTAGCAGATCCCAAACTATTAACCACCACACATCAGGCCATGCTATTATCTTTGTTGTATAAATCTTTGCTTAAAGATGAACAAATCAATaggataaaaatgtttataaaacgACTGTTGCAA GTCTCCTTATTTGTCCAACCGTCATTTTCATGTGGGATCCTTTATCTGGTGTCAAAACTAATTACTAAAAAACCCGATTGCCAAGCACTGACATTAAAAGAACTTAACCTGCCCGAATTGGATAAATTCGATGatggagaagaaaaatatttcgatATTAAAGATGAAAAAGAAGATTGGGAGCTCGAAGTGCAAAAAGAAGAAACAACAGATCAATCCACTGAAAATAATGTAGTAGATGAAACGATAGAAATAAAGGAGGAGGAAGATGTAAAACCGGATTTGCAAGAAATTTCGTTTAAAGGTTCCAGTTGGGTTCACACGTCAAAGATTGATAAAAAAcccattttaaaatacaatccGCTAGCCAGGAATCCGCTTTATGGTGGTGGCGAGTTTTTAGCCTATAGTGAGTTGAGGTATTTCAGGCGCCACTTCCATCCTACAGTTGCTTTATGGACCGAGGAGTTGCTTAAAGGGGAAAAGCTGAAATATAGTGGAGATCCTTTGAAGGATTTTACTTTGATACGATTTTTGGATAG attcgtctttaaaaatccaaaaactatGGAAGATAAAACAGGAGCTCATCCCACTTTtggaaaaaggaaattttatagACCCAAGGGTGTCAAAATGCTTTCAGTTAATTCTAAAAGTTATCTTAATGAAGATGAAAAGAATATTCCTGTTGACGAACTGTTTCTTTACTC ctttttacagaaaaaatatcaaaataggAAATTGATTGAAgacgatgatgataacagcgatCTTGAGTCAGTTCAAAGCGAAGAATTTGAGGAAATGCTTGATAAAATGGCTGGTTTAAAG gatGATGAAAGTGACGAAGAAATTGACTTTATGGGAGAAATAGGAGACAACTTAAAgaaaaaacctgaaaaacagaaaaagaaacGGAAAGGTGAGGAGGAGGAAGAAGGGACTGAAGATGAAGGTTCATTGGGAGAGTTGGAAGAGGATGAAGATGGTCTTGACGACGAGGAACCTGAACTTAGTGACGATGGTAATGAAGAGATGGAAGAGGATGGTGACGACGGGTTAGAGGCCACAGAAGAGGATTTGGATCTTTTTGATGGTTTAAGTGACGATGATGAAGATGAAGATCTGGTTTTTCCGTCAGATTCAGAAGAGGAAAAAAATCCTAAGAAAAATCTTAAGAAGGCTTTAAAAACTAAAGCCAAAAAAGACGATATGTCTTCAGTGTTTGCTTCGGCCGAGGAATTTGCCACGCTACTAGATGAAGAAGGCAGTTCAAAGCAGAAACCTGGTACTTCTAATGTGATGGATAATAGGGACAAAGCCA GTCAGAAACAGTTAGCGTGGGAGGACAAAAGAAACCGATGGATTAAAGGGTATAACAAAGCAGTCAAAGATAAAGGTGGTaacttttcaaataaaagacctaataaaagcaaatttagtAGTAAAAGTAAAAAGCTGAAAAAGAGATGA